A region of the Macrobrachium nipponense isolate FS-2020 chromosome 14, ASM1510439v2, whole genome shotgun sequence genome:
ATAGTTTGGAGGGGCCCGAGGAAGAGGATGCGCCgacgaaagaggccatggctcGTGGCGGTTATTCCCACTGGACGCCCCTGCGAATTGATAAGGAGACGCAGACGAAATCTGGGACTTCGACACCTTCGACACCTTCTGCAGTGCAACCGGTTCGGGCATCACCACACCAGTGGTTCGCGtctcaaccccaacctgtgtTTTTTTATGATCGGCACCTTCAACACCAGCCTCAGCTGCAGCAGCAGGTACCTCATGGGTACGCAACTCCGGCGCCAATTTTAgtcatattcaattatttttttaatgtttataattaataattattctttttgtaataaatatgttaaaatagttttttgcATTTACATGTTCCTTACTGAtgcttattcaattatttttttaatgtttataattaataatttatctttttgtaataaatatgttgaaatagtgtCATGCATTTATATTTCCTTATAGattcttaatttatatgtcatgacaatatacgtatatgatatgattgggtgaaatgagattgaataaaaaaaaatataacaggaaatataaaatgaaatatatgtgaaatatgaaatgaatagaactctgaaaataacttgaaatataaaatgcaatagAATAATCAAAGAGCATGGCcagaaagaataataacatgaagaaatataacaggaaatcttaacatgaaatatgatatatgatctatgaaataaatacaactcggaaaataacttaaagtataaaatgaaatgtaacatgaaataaatatggccatcaaatgatataataacatacaaggtaagaacaataatatcatattgagaacatgatcaaattaacatgaacacacacaaatatgataatgaaacagtaattaacactgactggacatggttatttacaggggaacaatgaaaaatcagtaatatactaaaaaaaatattggcctcagttgataatatatgatatttgcagttgaacatGTTATGGTAAAACGAAGTCCCAATTtcagtttcttacattctatgctttttatgttcattttcttacattctatgcttttcatgtttattttctgatattctatgtttttcaggtttattttctgatattctatgttttccatgcttattttcttactttctatgcttttcatgttaattttcttatattctatgcttttcatgtatgtttgtataagtatattttttatgtccatcatttgcttctcatttgtctcattattatgaattttattataactttaagttaattattttccaacatcattttttatatgtaccaatcatcacACCAATATcatttattgtattaatattgttattaggacAATATcaaagtatgggagtataaaacaatgagaaatatatcatgatgtttatttacaattatttacatttgtttggtTACGTTTTATTACAGAGTTTTGGGTCCTCTACtcgtcagtagctggtcgtcctcgaggaaacaccaATCGCTCTTGCCATCCACTGCGCCGgcatccgatgagtagtactgggccaggtaatctctgacggccttcactcgacgtgtgtagtttggtccccttcttgccatgagtcgttccatgaggttcagcgactcctccctccaagtacctgctacgacgttatggtgttggtcctcataGTCGTTGCAATGCCAGGTTGTGCATGAAACATGcacacaaagttatcttcttgcacacctgtaatcctgttgcatcgtcgtcccgaagactcgccatctcatctgcagcaggacGAATGCATTTTCCACCACACGACGAGcgcgagataatctgtagctgtatagtcgttcggtgggatcttgtgattggtgggagtagggTTTCATTAACCACGTATTGAGAGCGAAGGCATCGTCGGcgactatgtggaaggggatgggCTCGTCAtcgttgggcagatttctgtcttgtgggagtcctgctcggttgtttgcgatggccctggccaggttgcacttctgccaggttcctccatccccaggACCTCCTTCTGCACCGACGTCGACGAACAGGAACTTGTACTTTGCATCAGAGAGGGTCGTGAGGACGATGCTGTGAAACTTCTTGTAACTGAaatacagtgatcctccacctttgggtttcttgatcgcGATGTGCTTCCCATCCAAggctcccacacaattgaagtagttccacttgGAGGCGAAGCATTTTGCTACgtcattccattcttctggtgtcttgaggcacttcatcacttctggtttgtatgtgtcgataatggcttggcagactacTGGGATAAATCTGCATATGGAACTTttggagactctgaagctgtattgcaggcttgtatagtcgttcccacttgccaggtggcgtagagtgaccgccaacttgagtcccaACTCGTGTGCACGCCGCAACTTCGTGTCCTTCTTCTTCAACAGGGGCGTCAGCCTTTCGACTATCTCCTCAAACAATTCAGGGTAGATCTGTtgaaagttcttgtgtcctttgtgGTCCaccttgttcagttcttgtagcagCTGGTCGTAGTCCCCACGTAGTTGCTGCCGTGTCAGCCACTCCCGAGCCCAAATCCGCCTTGCCCTGCCGTCCTTTCTGCGTGGTGCTGGTGGCTGTGGCACCCTTGTATGTCTTCTCAACCCGTcgatgacctggactgcacatagacacaggacagctaccaaaaaaTCTCTtggtctcctggggtgagaggctgttgaggtccatattgcatgctggttgggcgtggaatgaaggatgtgcttggcaggaCTCTACatatacccaaggttcatatctGGCACAGTGTGGCACGATGTGGCACAG
Encoded here:
- the LOC135226263 gene encoding putative nuclease HARBI1, which gives rise to MSNRKSKNYMKSIESKKMNMKSIEIQVIDGLRRHTRVPQPPAPRRKDGRARRIWAREWLTRQQLRGDYDQLLQELNKVDHKGHKNFQQIYPELFEEIVERLTPLLKKKDTKLRRAHELGLKLAVTLRHLASGNDYTSLQYSFRVSKSSICRFIPVVCQAIIDTYKPEVMKCLKTPEEWNDVAKCFASKWNYFNCVGALDGKHIAIKKPKGGGSLYFSYKKFHSIVLTTLSDAKYKFLFVDVGAEGGPGDGGTWQKCNLARAIANNRAGLPQDRNLPNDDEPIPFHIVADDAFALNTWLMKPYSHQSQDPTERLYSYRLSRARRVVENAFVLLQMRWRVFGTTMQQDYRCARR